Sequence from the Salinicoccus sp. Bachu38 genome:
GAAGTCGGCAACATAGCCCTCTTTGACCAGACCGATATCCGTATATCCCATGCATTCTGCAGCCGTCTTTGTTGAAGCGGTGATGGCATCGATCGGTGTCATGCCGCATTCGACCATCAGTTCAAGCTCCCTCAGGTTTGTGCCATGCTTGAACACGCCCGCATCTGTACCCATGGCGATCTTGACTCCGGCCTTATATGCCCGTGTGAAGCTTTCCTTGTGGATTTCGATGACTTCCTCGGATTTCTCGACGGCAGTCTTCGCCATCCCGAGCTCCTCGGCGAATTCGAGCACGGAGACCGGTGCAAGCAGTGTCGGAACGAGGTATGTACCCTGATCCTTCATCATGCCGCATACTTCATCATCGAGGAATATGCCATGCTCGATGGAATGGATGCCCGCTTCCACACACTGCCTCACACCTTCCAAGCCCTGGGCATGGGCCATGACTTTGACGCCGTTTCGGAATTTCGCCTCCTCCACGATGACCTTCAGTTCTTCGAGCGAGAACTGGGTGAACTTCGGATGATCGGTCGGGCTCGATACGCCGCCTGTGGCGTGCACCTTGATGATGTCGGCACCCGCCCGCAGCATCTCACGCGTCTTCTTGCGCACTTCCTCCACACCATCACAGATGCCGTGCGGCATGCCCGGATGCGGCTGCATGAGGTCCGTCACGACGCCCGAATAGTTGAAGCCATCTCCATGGCCACCTGTAATCGTCAGTGCATTCACACTGATCTGCATGCGCGGCCCCTTGACCAGCCCATCCTCTATCGCCTTCTTCAGACCGAGGTCGCTGCCGAGGGCGTCCCTTACCGTCGTCACACCTGCATTGAGCGTCCGGTTCAGGTATTCCATCGCAGCATAGAAGTTATAGGAGAACGGAGTGACGAGCCGTTCTTCCAGCGGTTTGAATTCCGTCATCATGTGTACGTGTGCATCGATCATGCCCGGGAGCATGTACTGCCCCGCGCCGTCCAGCACTTCTGCACCCTCTGCTGCGGATTCCTCGGCATCGATTGCCTTGAACCGGCCATCCTCCACAAGCACATTCGTATTTTTGACCAGTTCCGAACCCGTACCGTCTATCAGATTGACATTCTTAATGAAAAGCTTTTCCATTTCTACACTCCCATTTCTTTCATTTTAGTTTATATCATGCTCATGACGAAGCTCGCGATGAATACGGAAGCCACCGTTACAGTGACGAAGCCGCCGATCAGCATCGGTGTCACCAGTTCCTGGAAGAGCCTGTTCTGGTCTTCCAGATTGTTCGTTTCACTCCGTGCGACCTCTTCACAGATCAGATAGTCCCCGGGGAATCCGATTAGCGCCGTCAATGCGACAGGCACACCTTTGTAGGGATGCCAGCCGACCAGTTTGGATGCGATGAATCCACCCGTGATGATGCCGAATATGCCAAGGGCAAGAATCAATGCCACAGCCGGGATGTTGCTCACCACATCCTGTGGCGTGATGCCGCCCATCGTGCCGATAATAACGAAGATGAGCGCGACCATCATGAAGCTGAACGAGTTCGCAGACTCCAGGGCGCTTTTCGGCAGCAGATTGAGGTTCAGGGCCAGTATGCCGAACAGCAGGCAGAACAGCGTATAGTGGATTCCGGTGATATCCCCGAGGATGACCCCGAGCATCCCCAGGACGAAGATGACGAACAGTTTGATTGTATTGTTCTTCATCAGGCTGAAGCGGGAGATGCCCCGCTCTTCCTCAAAGCCGATGCTGTCATCTTCGACTGTCCGGTTCTCCGCCATGAAGGCCTTGCCGTACCGCTTCATGAATGCGGTTGCGAGAGGCATGCCGATCACCCCCTGGAAGGCCTGCACAAGTACAGGGACCACGACCAGGCTGGTGAGCCCGAGGTTCGTCAGCGTTTCGTTGGTGATCAGAAGCGCCACTACACCGCCTGAAATCGGACCGACCCCGCTCGCAGCCGTCGTGAAGTCGAATACAAGCGTCACGATGACGAGCACCAGTGTGAGTGCCCCTGCAAGGCCGGACAGGGCGATGATGACCGCCCGCCACTGCTTTTTAAGGATCGAGAAGCGCATGAGCGTTCCCATATGTACAATGAGCGGGCCGATCAATATCGCCCCCAGTGCCGGAAGGGTGGAAAGTTCGAGAATATTTTCCGGGAATATCCCCGTCCATGTAAGTATCAAAAAGCCGAGCATTGCTGTCATCAGCATCGGGACCCGTGCACGGGTATAGACCGAAATCAGTTCTCCGAGGGCAATCAGTGCAAACAGCATGACCGTTGCAACAATGGGTTCCTGTAACATATGTATCACTCCTAATCGTCTACGATGTAGGTAGTATACGCCTTCCTTAAGATAAAATAAAGTAATTTTCAGAAATAATCAATCATTCTGACAAAAATAGTCTCCAGAAAAAAGAGGAAACAAGCAGCCTGTTTCCTCTCCGCCTTCCTATTCCTTATTGTCGAACGTATGATTGGCAATGCCGAGTGCCCGGAGCATCGCCGTCTTCTTGTAGTGGTGATCCTCGAACTTCTCCAGGATTTCCGAGACCACCTGGACGCCATCGGCGATATATTCACCCTTGTTCAGCATGATGCACTCGGAGCGCGAACCGGCCACCACATCCGAGATTTCGGAGCGCGTCGGTATGCCCGTCTTCACAAGCGATTCCACCACCTGCGTCGCCCATACGACAGGCACATGGGCCGCTTCGCATATCCAGAGCAGCTCTTCCTGGATCTCGCTCAGCCGTTCGTAGCCGATTTCGACCGCGAGGTCGCCGCGTGCCAGCATGACGCCGAATGGCCTTGCACCTGCTGCACGCTGTATGATATCAGGCAGATTCCTGATGCCTTCCGGCGTTTCTATCTTTGCGATGCTCGGTGTATCCTTCCTGTCTTCAGGCAGCCGCTCTGCCAGGGCTTCTTCAATGAGATCGATATCTTCAGTATCCTTGATGAAGGAAAATGCGATGGCATCGGCATGACGGGTCGCGAAATCCAGATCCTTAAGGTCCTTTTTCGTCAGGACAGGCAGCTTGAAGTCGAGGTCGGGCAGATTGATGCCCTTCTCCGTCTTCACCTTTACACCGCCTTCCTTCACCGTCCGCTCCACTTCACATATGATGCCGGAGTCCGTCTTCTCCACCGCTTCAGCTTCGATATGCCCGTCATCGATCTTTATCTTCTGTCCCGGCTCCATCTTTTCGATCACTTCCGGCACGGAAGTATTGAGCGCGATTTCAACATCCTTCGGCAGCGTCATCGATTCCGCACCGGAGAGCAGGAAGCGCTCCCCCACCCCGAGCTTCGGGTTTCGCATCGAGGTCAGTAGATGCTTCGTGCGAATTTTGGGACCGCTGATATCCATCAGTATGCGGCAGTCGAGCCCTGTCTGCTCTTCTGCTTCCCTGATGTTCCCGATCATGCCCGACCATGTCTCTTCATCGTCATGGGCACAGTTTATACGGGCCATGTTCATGCCGGATGTGATGAGGGTCCTGACCAGTTCATAGTCACTTCCGGCGGCCGTTGGCATCGTTACAAGGATGCGTGTATCCCTGCCGTTCCTCGGCGGCCCGAAAATATTGTCCGAATTCCTCCTCAGTGCCAGATTGCGCTCCAGAAAGGAGTCGGAGGAGCGGTAGTCGACCTCCCCGACATCTTCATCCGCGATGTAGCCAAGTGTGCGTGTAACGGCGTTCAGCGTCCCGAGCACATCCGCTTCCAGGCGCCCCAGTGAAGATACGCCCCACGGAATCAATTTTTCCTGCAGTTCCCTCATGTCCTTCTTGCGGAAAGCCATATAATAAGCCAGATTTCTGGCGCTGTTCCTATACGCGTCACGGATGGGCCTCCTGTCCCATTCATCAAACAGCCAGTCGCCCTCCTGCTCTACAGAAGCCCTGATCTCCATGACTTCCTCGAGCAGCGGGAGTACATGCTTCCTGTCCATTGCCATCACCTCTTTCAGATAATCATGGGCGTTCCTTCCCTATACCCGTTTGACGGCGATCTATTATTGTATAATGAAAAAAGCCGCTTCAGACCACGGAGGCCGGAAGCGGCTGGAATTTCAGAATCCGAGCCTGAACATGAGATGCAGCGCCTGGAGATAGCCGATATGGAATATCATCCAGAGCGCAAAACCGATATAGCCATTCAGCTCCAGGTTCTGTACGGAGAGGCTGGAGAGCACGAAATAGAGCAGCGTCACAACCACCCACACTGTCGCCAGTCCCGGCATGTACAGATGGCTTTTATTCAAGTACAGCCATTTCAGTATGATGGCCAGAGTGACAGAGACCATCAGATGGAAAATAAGCTCCATGAACAGACCCGGACTCCGGCCGAAAATGAAGTCCACATTCAAAAGCAATGTCATGATCTCGATACCTGTGCTGGATTCCACATACGCACATGCAAGAAAAAGCAGCACACCGGAAACGACACCGGTAGTCAAACCTGATACTAATATTCTCCTCATGATCGCTGTCCTTTAACCAGTATGATATTCGCACGATTTTACACGTCAAGTATATCATATGGTCCCGATGAATTTAAGACTGTTAATTATTACAAAATACCTATATGCTAAGTGTCGAACCAAAGGAGGATCCCTATGAAAATTCTATCATTTGAAGAAGAAGCCCGGCACCTGACCTTCATCGTCGATTTTCTCAAAATATTCAATGCCGACCTGGAAACGAGGCAGAACCGCACGGCCCAGGGCATACTGGATACAAGATACGACATCAATGAAAACATCTCCAATGTCGTCGATTTTGCCGATGGCAACGTCATGGAGTTCGTCCAGATGCTGCCGGAAATCAGAAGAACCGAAATGAACTACAATTATATAGAGACGATGCGTGAACGCACAGAACGCATGATACCGAAACCCTATTTCGGCAAGATCACCGTCGATGGGGAGCCGATCTATATCGGCACCGGCACAATAAAGAACCGCGACAATGACATACTGATCTATGACTGGCGTACGCCGGTCGCAAGCCTGTTCTATGAAAACAGGACCGGCGACCTGTCATACCGCATTCCGGATGGCAGCAGGATAGATGCAACCGTCGAACAGAGGCGCCAGTTCATCATCGAAGACGGCGCCCTCCTCAACATGTTCGACAGCGATGTATATATTGGTGATGAGATCCTGCAGCGCATGATCACCGACTCCTCCCAGTCGAAGCTCAAAAACATCGTCTCGACCATCCAGCAGGAGCAGAATGACATCATCCGCCTCCCGCTTTCCCAGGATACGCTGGTCTATGGGCCGCCCGGCAGCGGAAAAACTTCCCTTGCCATGCAGCGGATTGCATTTCTGCTGTACCAGCACAAGGAGACCCTCGATCCGGAGAACATACTGCTCATTTCGCCGAATGAAGTGTTCAACGACTATCTGTCCGATGTCCTGCCGGAGCTTGGCGAAAACCACGTGCGGAACACGACGTTCTACCGCCTCATCTCACAATTCCCCTACTTCAAGGGAAGGAACTTCGAGCATGTCTATGACAACATCAAACGCCTGAGGGAAAATGATGAAGGGCATGACATCTATGAATTCAAGAATTCCCTCGAGTACTTCAAATCCCTCCATGGCTTCATGAAGCATCTTGAGACCGACGGCATGGAGTTCAGGACCCTGCAGGGCGAGAATGGACTGTTCTACAGCAAGGAACAGCTGGTCCACGTCTTCTATAATGAACTTGGCGACCATCCCATAAGCAGGAGGCTCTCGAAGATGCAGGAAAGGCTGCTCAGCCTGTATACCGAGGAAGTCAAAAGACTGACGAATGAAAAGTACACGGAACTGCGCGACAGCAACAAGTACATCGGCGAGGCGCATGAACTCAAGAAAGAGGCACATGATTTTGCCAAAAAGCAGCTGAAGACCGTGCACCGCCAGGTCGCCCTGTTCCGGTTCGTCCACTTTGAAAAACTGTATGTAAAGTCGATATACGATAAGAAGTTCCGCAACCGGACCGTGCGCTCCGTCAAGGAGAATGATTTCAAGTATGAGGACATCGCACCAATGCTCTATATGTACATCCACCTCCTCGGCAAAAATGACAGGCAGATCCAGCATGTACTGATCGATGAGGTCCAGGACTATTCGAACATCCAATACTATGTCATGCGCCATTACTATAGGAAGGCGACGTTCACGAGCCTCGGCGACCCGAACCAGCAGATCCACCCCGGCAGGAAGGATGCCCTGGTCGCCAAAAACCATGTCCAGAAAAGGCTCGAGCGCTCCTACCGGTCCACCAACCAGATCAATGCATTCCTGAACAGCATCATCCCTGGTTCCATACAGTCCGCTTCCGTCGATGGGGATGAGGTGCAAAAATTGCACACCGACGACGAAATCGGCCATGTCAGAGAGGTGCTCCGCTCCGGAGAGTACCCGCAGGTCGCCATCATCACCCCTTCAAGAGACGCAGCCGACCACTATTACGCACAGCTGAAGGATGAGTTTCCGCACATGAAGAATCTCGGGGAGACGGATACACTGTACAACCAGTCGTTCATCATCCTGCCCTACTACCTGTCAAAAGGGTTCGAATACAACACGGTGATCCTGACGGATGCACAGTCCTACAGCGATTCGAAGCATATACTGTATGTGCTCGCCTCCCGCGCCACGCGGCATCTCCACCTGCTCAACCCGACTGAATAGTACGAATATATTAATCCTACTTTACAAGTAGGATTAATTTGTTTATGATAGTTCTACTTGATTT
This genomic interval carries:
- a CDS encoding HelD family protein; the protein is MKILSFEEEARHLTFIVDFLKIFNADLETRQNRTAQGILDTRYDINENISNVVDFADGNVMEFVQMLPEIRRTEMNYNYIETMRERTERMIPKPYFGKITVDGEPIYIGTGTIKNRDNDILIYDWRTPVASLFYENRTGDLSYRIPDGSRIDATVEQRRQFIIEDGALLNMFDSDVYIGDEILQRMITDSSQSKLKNIVSTIQQEQNDIIRLPLSQDTLVYGPPGSGKTSLAMQRIAFLLYQHKETLDPENILLISPNEVFNDYLSDVLPELGENHVRNTTFYRLISQFPYFKGRNFEHVYDNIKRLRENDEGHDIYEFKNSLEYFKSLHGFMKHLETDGMEFRTLQGENGLFYSKEQLVHVFYNELGDHPISRRLSKMQERLLSLYTEEVKRLTNEKYTELRDSNKYIGEAHELKKEAHDFAKKQLKTVHRQVALFRFVHFEKLYVKSIYDKKFRNRTVRSVKENDFKYEDIAPMLYMYIHLLGKNDRQIQHVLIDEVQDYSNIQYYVMRHYYRKATFTSLGDPNQQIHPGRKDALVAKNHVQKRLERSYRSTNQINAFLNSIIPGSIQSASVDGDEVQKLHTDDEIGHVREVLRSGEYPQVAIITPSRDAADHYYAQLKDEFPHMKNLGETDTLYNQSFIILPYYLSKGFEYNTVILTDAQSYSDSKHILYVLASRATRHLHLLNPTE
- a CDS encoding pyruvate kinase, producing MDRKHVLPLLEEVMEIRASVEQEGDWLFDEWDRRPIRDAYRNSARNLAYYMAFRKKDMRELQEKLIPWGVSSLGRLEADVLGTLNAVTRTLGYIADEDVGEVDYRSSDSFLERNLALRRNSDNIFGPPRNGRDTRILVTMPTAAGSDYELVRTLITSGMNMARINCAHDDEETWSGMIGNIREAEEQTGLDCRILMDISGPKIRTKHLLTSMRNPKLGVGERFLLSGAESMTLPKDVEIALNTSVPEVIEKMEPGQKIKIDDGHIEAEAVEKTDSGIICEVERTVKEGGVKVKTEKGINLPDLDFKLPVLTKKDLKDLDFATRHADAIAFSFIKDTEDIDLIEEALAERLPEDRKDTPSIAKIETPEGIRNLPDIIQRAAGARPFGVMLARGDLAVEIGYERLSEIQEELLWICEAAHVPVVWATQVVESLVKTGIPTRSEISDVVAGSRSECIMLNKGEYIADGVQVVSEILEKFEDHHYKKTAMLRALGIANHTFDNKE
- a CDS encoding metal-dependent hydrolase family protein, whose protein sequence is MEKLFIKNVNLIDGTGSELVKNTNVLVEDGRFKAIDAEESAAEGAEVLDGAGQYMLPGMIDAHVHMMTEFKPLEERLVTPFSYNFYAAMEYLNRTLNAGVTTVRDALGSDLGLKKAIEDGLVKGPRMQISVNALTITGGHGDGFNYSGVVTDLMQPHPGMPHGICDGVEEVRKKTREMLRAGADIIKVHATGGVSSPTDHPKFTQFSLEELKVIVEEAKFRNGVKVMAHAQGLEGVRQCVEAGIHSIEHGIFLDDEVCGMMKDQGTYLVPTLLAPVSVLEFAEELGMAKTAVEKSEEVIEIHKESFTRAYKAGVKIAMGTDAGVFKHGTNLRELELMVECGMTPIDAITASTKTAAECMGYTDIGLVKEGYVADFIFSKENPLENIGALKDNDNIKVVAKEGVVYKNIIGE